From a single Gimesia fumaroli genomic region:
- a CDS encoding TIR domain-containing protein, whose product MTEKESNTEIINTKPKPFCFVLMPFSKEFDDVYQIGIKESCDNGGAYCERVDEQIFQEAFIERIYNQISKADFIVADMTGRNPNVFYEVGYAHALGKSTVLLTSNVEDIPSDLRHLPHIVYNDSLIDLRNKLTRQVEWFVENPPDKYKESEIDIELFCEGVNLSENNYIIEDGMFATLSFSKNVTLHNSGTKTIKGDSYSFSALTKHRCNALKRILKFDSDGHEYYQDMLLSEAQLPDGSYQYTENENPTLFAGEYKSIFLFISESPSVHDFTEKKMTFKILTESGKREYPVTFKAVEMDDFSLQ is encoded by the coding sequence ATGACAGAAAAAGAAAGTAATACTGAAATTATCAATACAAAGCCAAAACCTTTTTGTTTTGTTTTGATGCCGTTTAGCAAAGAGTTTGACGATGTTTATCAAATAGGAATTAAAGAATCATGTGATAATGGTGGCGCCTACTGCGAACGAGTGGACGAACAAATATTCCAAGAGGCTTTTATTGAAAGAATCTATAATCAAATTTCAAAAGCAGATTTCATTGTCGCAGATATGACAGGCCGAAACCCAAATGTTTTCTACGAAGTTGGTTACGCACATGCATTAGGAAAATCCACTGTGCTTCTCACAAGCAATGTTGAGGATATCCCCTCTGACTTGAGACATTTGCCGCATATTGTTTACAACGACAGCCTTATCGATTTACGAAATAAATTAACACGACAAGTTGAATGGTTTGTAGAAAATCCGCCTGATAAATACAAAGAATCTGAAATTGATATTGAGCTGTTCTGTGAAGGGGTAAACCTTTCTGAGAATAACTATATTATTGAAGATGGTATGTTTGCGACGCTCAGTTTTTCTAAAAATGTTACACTTCATAACTCCGGAACCAAGACCATTAAAGGTGACTCATATTCTTTCAGTGCCTTAACAAAACATCGGTGTAATGCATTAAAAAGAATTCTAAAGTTTGACTCAGATGGTCACGAATATTACCAAGATATGCTTTTATCAGAGGCGCAGTTGCCAGATGGCTCATATCAATATACAGAAAATGAGAATCCAACTCTTTTTGCAGGCGAATACAAATCCATTTTCCTTTTTATTTCGGAGAGCCCTTCTGTTCATGACTTTACGGAGAAAAAAATGACTTTCAAGATACTCACAGAATCAGGAAAGCGGGAATATCCGGTCACTTTCAAAGCTGTTGAAATGGATGATTTTTCACTCCAATAA
- a CDS encoding HNH endonuclease: MSNPEITTVTLPCIRDGDDFHIFLSNPTRKIKFKLGRVESPDADAVVRVLDKRDKRDRWSVSLRKMRSAIDSRESFASLDEWEKWAVNRMVSIRSRRHQIPTGNVKRFTNKTRPDWHTAYKSMRQQLWSLTRRLEQCKWSRWANNTAKNTNRRLRKMGQKIKLQDLRDLIKAQDYRCALTGVELEPDTASADHIEPVAKGGTNEIDNIQILHHKVNAAKGTMSNIEFIEMCERVVGWMSRSLGNNNGHHSLSRQGTTFDLAKC; encoded by the coding sequence GTGAGTAATCCAGAGATAACAACGGTCACGCTTCCCTGTATCAGAGACGGTGACGACTTTCATATTTTTCTAAGCAATCCAACCAGAAAAATTAAGTTCAAGCTTGGGAGAGTTGAATCTCCTGATGCCGATGCGGTAGTGAGAGTCTTAGATAAGCGAGATAAACGCGACCGGTGGAGTGTTTCACTACGAAAAATGCGGAGTGCCATCGATAGCAGAGAATCGTTCGCCTCTCTTGATGAATGGGAAAAGTGGGCTGTGAATCGAATGGTTTCCATTCGGAGCAGAAGGCATCAGATCCCGACTGGTAATGTAAAACGTTTCACGAATAAAACGCGTCCTGATTGGCATACTGCATATAAATCAATGAGACAACAGCTCTGGTCGCTAACACGAAGACTAGAACAATGTAAATGGTCTAGATGGGCTAATAATACCGCCAAGAACACAAACCGGAGATTGAGAAAAATGGGACAAAAAATAAAACTTCAAGATCTGAGAGATTTGATAAAAGCACAGGACTATCGTTGCGCATTGACTGGGGTTGAATTAGAACCCGACACTGCATCAGCTGATCATATAGAACCAGTTGCAAAAGGTGGGACGAATGAGATCGATAATATTCAGATCTTGCACCATAAAGTAAATGCAGCCAAAGGGACCATGTCCAATATAGAGTTTATCGAAATGTGCGAACGAGTTGTTGGATGGATGTCACGAAGTCTTGGCAATAACAACGGACATCATTCACTTAGTCGCCAAGGTACTACTTTCGATCTGGCAAAATGTTGA
- a CDS encoding bifunctional DNA primase/polymerase: MNNGLLQAALEYAGLGYAVFPLVPGDSKPLTKHGCLDATTDEDQIIEWWTQRPFANIGISTEGLVVVDIDGESNEWLNNSEIMESLTGTAASKTPRGGRHFIFRQPSEGEFRNTASKLAPKVDTRADGGYIVAPPSIREDGAYQWLETYELDEPKESLPVIPRWIVTKLQEATSERLNLGGDGEPIKHGKQHDTLFRFGCLMRNYGSSYDEINAALQVMNATRCEKPGTVQAIEKIAESAAKYEPDQKGEGYINGAGDEFIEPKPKTAEDPGTFPDELLNVPGFIGDVMKYNLDGAFKPQPVLALAAAITLVGTLTGRKISDRFGTRTNVYCLGVCKSGGGKERARQVNKMILHDACAVKLIGPEGLASHAGLVSAVEKQNCLLLQLDEIGRMIKTMGNANSSPHLYNIATILMKMFTSSNSLYIGDAYADTDKNKTIDQPHVCLYGTTVPQSLYEGLTSENLTDGFLSRMMVFESANHDPRPKEVSIYDVPKGITAIAKTWFEFVPGGNLDKQHPVTYVVDYDREAEEVFQQLEETAYQERAKGCDTVASMWTRTVEKARKLALIYACSENTQSPRVNEGASVWACDLSEYLTRKMIHIAADWVSENPYDANTKKILRIIKTAGQKGITKSGLTRKTQGIRRKERDDIVITLKEGGDIREESEDTVTKTATKYFAI, encoded by the coding sequence ATGAATAATGGATTATTACAAGCTGCGTTGGAGTACGCTGGTTTAGGCTATGCTGTTTTCCCGTTAGTTCCGGGAGATAGTAAGCCTTTAACAAAACACGGCTGCCTTGATGCAACAACAGACGAAGATCAAATCATTGAGTGGTGGACTCAACGCCCCTTTGCCAATATCGGCATTTCGACCGAAGGCTTGGTGGTGGTTGATATTGATGGAGAATCGAATGAGTGGTTAAACAATTCTGAGATTATGGAAAGCCTGACAGGCACAGCAGCCTCAAAGACTCCGCGTGGTGGTCGGCATTTCATATTTCGTCAACCGTCCGAAGGCGAATTTCGAAATACAGCCAGTAAGCTGGCCCCGAAAGTCGATACTCGGGCCGATGGCGGTTATATCGTTGCCCCTCCGTCAATCCGCGAAGATGGTGCCTATCAATGGTTGGAAACCTACGAGCTGGATGAACCAAAAGAGAGTTTGCCTGTCATCCCCAGGTGGATCGTCACGAAGCTACAAGAGGCGACATCAGAGCGGCTTAATTTGGGAGGAGACGGGGAGCCGATCAAGCATGGGAAACAGCACGATACTCTGTTTCGGTTTGGCTGCTTAATGCGGAATTACGGTTCCTCATACGATGAAATCAACGCTGCCTTACAGGTAATGAATGCAACACGATGCGAGAAACCGGGAACGGTACAAGCAATCGAGAAAATCGCGGAGTCTGCAGCGAAGTATGAACCTGATCAAAAAGGGGAGGGATACATCAATGGTGCGGGTGACGAATTCATTGAGCCAAAACCAAAGACAGCAGAAGATCCGGGAACTTTCCCAGATGAGTTATTAAACGTTCCCGGTTTTATCGGCGACGTGATGAAATACAATCTGGATGGAGCATTCAAGCCTCAACCAGTTCTCGCTTTGGCTGCTGCCATTACGCTGGTCGGCACTTTGACGGGAAGGAAGATATCAGACCGATTCGGGACACGCACGAACGTGTATTGCTTAGGTGTCTGCAAGTCGGGAGGCGGTAAAGAGCGAGCAAGACAGGTCAATAAAATGATCCTGCACGATGCGTGTGCAGTTAAGTTGATAGGGCCGGAAGGCTTAGCCAGTCATGCAGGCCTTGTTTCGGCTGTCGAAAAACAGAATTGCCTGCTTTTACAACTCGACGAAATCGGACGCATGATCAAAACAATGGGCAATGCCAACAGTTCTCCGCATCTGTATAACATCGCAACCATTCTCATGAAAATGTTTACGAGTTCCAATTCGCTCTACATTGGTGACGCCTATGCAGACACCGACAAAAACAAAACGATAGACCAGCCACACGTGTGCTTGTATGGCACCACAGTGCCCCAGAGTCTCTACGAGGGCTTAACATCGGAAAACTTAACAGATGGCTTCCTATCGCGAATGATGGTGTTTGAATCGGCAAACCATGACCCGAGGCCCAAAGAGGTTTCGATTTACGATGTGCCGAAAGGCATTACTGCAATTGCGAAGACCTGGTTTGAGTTTGTGCCCGGTGGGAACCTGGATAAACAGCACCCGGTGACTTATGTGGTGGATTACGACCGTGAAGCTGAAGAAGTGTTTCAGCAGTTGGAAGAAACAGCCTACCAAGAGCGGGCAAAAGGATGCGACACGGTGGCTTCGATGTGGACGCGAACAGTCGAGAAGGCACGCAAGTTGGCTTTAATCTATGCCTGCTCTGAAAACACACAGTCCCCGCGAGTAAACGAAGGGGCTTCAGTGTGGGCCTGTGATCTCAGCGAATACCTGACACGCAAAATGATTCACATAGCCGCCGATTGGGTTTCTGAAAATCCGTACGACGCAAACACGAAGAAAATTTTACGAATCATCAAGACAGCTGGTCAAAAAGGAATTACCAAGTCGGGGCTTACGCGAAAAACGCAGGGCATTCGAAGAAAAGAACGCGATGACATCGTCATAACCCTCAAGGAAGGTGGCGACATCCGGGAGGAGTCAGAAGACACGGTGACCAAAACAGCAACCAAGTACTTTGCGATTTGA
- a CDS encoding DEAD/DEAH box helicase, with protein MILRPYQQQSVEAVYSYLRDRDGNPCVVIPTGGGKTPVIATVCRDAVTRWNGRVLILAHVKELLAQAADKLNKICPELDVGVYSAGLRRREINGEVIVAGIQSVYKRACELDAFDLILVDEAHLIPPDGEGMYRKFLADAKVVNPLVRVIGLTATPYRMKSGEICGPENILNEVCYEVGVKNLIHNGYLSPLVSKPGKDSPDTSGLHVRAGEYIASETEELMDTEALVQSACAEIIEKTQDRNKVLIFAAGVDHGQHIVDTFRDEHGIECGFITGETPSGERDRLIEEFKNGDLKYLCNIGVLTTGFDAPNIDCVVLLRPTLSPGLYYQMVGRGLRLFPGKKNCLILDYGGNVMLHGPIDEIEVRSSKPRTSESEAPAKECPECQSLIATSYRRCPDCGFEFPDPMTKKHEAIASKAGVLSGQTSDETFEVIGMTYSVHEKKGSPKSMRVDYRTGLQNWQSEWICFEHNGYARQKAEYWWKQRCLDPVPDTAQQAVDLAEAGCLAETTQIVVRSTAGEKYDRIISYDIGEIPDPGVAWAVQLNFDEDDVPF; from the coding sequence ATGATTTTAAGACCTTATCAACAACAATCTGTTGAGGCGGTTTACTCGTACCTTCGTGATCGGGATGGCAACCCTTGTGTTGTCATCCCGACGGGAGGGGGTAAAACGCCCGTCATTGCTACCGTCTGTCGGGATGCTGTGACACGCTGGAACGGACGCGTTCTGATCCTGGCACACGTTAAGGAACTGCTTGCACAAGCAGCCGACAAGCTGAATAAAATCTGCCCTGAACTTGACGTCGGCGTTTATTCTGCTGGACTTCGACGACGGGAGATCAACGGCGAAGTCATCGTTGCCGGTATTCAATCGGTCTACAAACGAGCCTGTGAATTAGATGCGTTCGATTTGATCCTGGTCGATGAAGCCCATCTGATCCCGCCCGACGGTGAAGGCATGTATCGGAAGTTTTTAGCCGATGCCAAAGTGGTTAACCCATTGGTCCGAGTGATCGGATTGACGGCAACCCCGTACCGTATGAAAAGCGGGGAGATCTGTGGACCGGAAAACATTCTGAACGAGGTCTGCTACGAAGTCGGCGTTAAGAATCTGATTCACAATGGATATCTTAGCCCGCTGGTTTCCAAGCCTGGAAAAGACAGTCCCGATACATCAGGGCTTCACGTTCGAGCAGGCGAGTACATCGCCAGTGAAACCGAAGAGTTGATGGATACTGAAGCACTCGTTCAATCAGCTTGTGCCGAAATTATCGAGAAAACACAAGACAGAAATAAAGTTCTGATCTTTGCAGCTGGTGTTGATCATGGTCAGCACATTGTTGACACGTTTCGAGATGAGCATGGGATTGAATGTGGATTCATCACCGGGGAAACGCCCAGCGGCGAGCGGGACCGGTTAATTGAGGAATTCAAAAACGGTGATCTGAAGTACCTTTGCAATATCGGCGTCCTGACAACCGGTTTCGATGCTCCGAACATCGATTGCGTTGTTTTGCTTCGCCCTACCCTCTCTCCAGGTCTCTATTACCAGATGGTCGGTCGTGGCCTTCGGTTATTCCCAGGAAAGAAAAACTGTTTGATTTTGGATTATGGCGGAAATGTCATGCTTCATGGTCCAATTGACGAAATTGAAGTACGGTCTTCGAAGCCGCGAACGAGTGAATCTGAAGCACCGGCGAAAGAGTGTCCTGAATGTCAGTCATTGATAGCTACCAGCTATAGGCGGTGCCCTGATTGCGGCTTCGAGTTCCCCGACCCGATGACCAAAAAACACGAGGCGATTGCCAGTAAAGCGGGTGTTTTGTCGGGGCAAACCAGCGACGAGACATTCGAAGTGATCGGTATGACGTATTCCGTTCACGAAAAAAAGGGCTCGCCAAAATCAATGCGAGTGGATTATCGGACGGGGCTTCAGAACTGGCAGTCTGAATGGATCTGTTTTGAGCATAACGGATACGCCCGGCAGAAAGCGGAATATTGGTGGAAGCAACGCTGCCTGGACCCGGTGCCTGATACGGCGCAACAGGCGGTTGACCTGGCTGAAGCGGGCTGTCTGGCTGAGACCACACAAATCGTTGTGAGGTCCACTGCTGGCGAGAAGTACGACCGGATTATCAGTTATGACATTGGCGAAATACCCGACCCCGGCGTGGCTTGGGCTGTTCAATTGAACTTTGACGAGGACGATGTGCCGTTTTGA
- a CDS encoding DUF669 domain-containing protein: protein MANLSGFNANDQKPMESFDPLPADKYKAVIVESEIKPNKKQNGTYLQIKFQIIEGQYQNRTLFARLNLDNPSDIATGIARSELAAICLAVDVPSPNDSAELHNIPLVLNVKCVTRKDNGEVANEIKGYESANQQTQPPAQSAPPVSQSNLATPPWAR from the coding sequence ATGGCGAATTTATCAGGATTTAATGCAAACGACCAAAAGCCGATGGAGTCGTTCGACCCGTTGCCAGCGGATAAGTACAAGGCTGTCATTGTTGAGTCAGAAATAAAACCCAACAAAAAGCAGAATGGCACTTACCTGCAAATCAAGTTTCAAATTATTGAAGGGCAATATCAAAACCGAACGCTCTTTGCTCGTTTGAATCTGGACAATCCCAGCGATATTGCAACAGGGATTGCACGGTCTGAATTAGCGGCAATTTGCCTGGCAGTGGATGTACCGTCTCCCAATGACTCTGCTGAACTTCACAATATCCCCTTGGTGCTCAATGTGAAATGTGTCACCAGAAAAGATAACGGTGAAGTTGCAAACGAGATCAAGGGCTATGAGTCTGCAAACCAACAGACACAGCCCCCGGCTCAAAGTGCTCCCCCTGTCAGTCAGTCTAACCTTGCAACTCCTCCCTGGGCGAGATAA
- a CDS encoding ATP-binding protein, with protein sequence MSLLNEIQTEKKILPRRILIYGTHGVGKSTFGAMAPNPIFIQTEEGLGDIDCHKFPLAEEYAQVTNAIGALSMEDHSYQSVVLDSADWLERLIWAEVCKDKQVNSIEDIGYAKGYAFALDYWRQVLEGLDVLRKHRGMHVILIAHAQIEKFQNPETEPYDRYSPRLHKHASAVVQEWCDEILFASYKVHTKQSDAGFNQKRTQGIGTGERTIRTVERPAHVAKNRLNLPDEMPLNWNEYAQFLPQPKTKGVIK encoded by the coding sequence TTGAGTTTATTAAACGAAATCCAAACCGAGAAAAAGATTCTCCCTCGACGCATTCTGATCTACGGAACGCATGGAGTGGGGAAAAGCACCTTCGGTGCAATGGCTCCAAATCCGATCTTCATTCAAACCGAAGAGGGACTAGGGGACATTGACTGTCACAAGTTTCCGCTTGCCGAAGAATACGCCCAGGTAACTAATGCCATCGGCGCATTGAGCATGGAAGACCACAGCTATCAATCGGTTGTGCTTGACTCTGCTGATTGGCTGGAACGTCTGATCTGGGCGGAAGTCTGCAAGGATAAACAGGTCAATTCAATCGAGGACATCGGCTATGCCAAAGGGTATGCCTTTGCTCTGGATTATTGGCGGCAGGTTCTTGAAGGACTCGACGTTCTGCGGAAGCACCGGGGTATGCATGTCATTCTGATTGCTCATGCACAGATTGAAAAATTTCAAAACCCGGAAACCGAACCCTATGACCGGTATTCACCCCGGTTACATAAACACGCTTCTGCTGTGGTCCAAGAATGGTGCGATGAAATTCTCTTCGCGTCGTACAAGGTTCACACCAAGCAATCCGACGCCGGTTTTAACCAGAAACGAACACAGGGCATTGGGACAGGAGAACGCACAATCCGCACCGTCGAACGCCCTGCTCACGTTGCCAAGAACCGGCTCAATCTACCTGACGAGATGCCACTCAACTGGAATGAGTACGCACAATTTTTACCACAACCCAAAACAAAAGGAGTCATTAAGTAA
- a CDS encoding metal-dependent phosphohydrolase — MSSPDPDLIDINDIAHQLSLINRFNGATVEPYSVAQHSVIVSNIVNPEFALLGLLHDAAEAYVGDIVHPVKEGIRDFFWEFERPCLSVIFDKYGVGHNPAGLWCVETADMQARATEFRDLFKTPQQHEHLPEPLAYKIEPVGNWKAKRMFLNRFHELTEGRFNYE; from the coding sequence TTGAGCAGCCCCGACCCGGACCTGATCGACATCAACGATATTGCCCACCAGCTGAGTTTGATCAACCGGTTCAACGGTGCAACGGTTGAGCCTTACAGCGTTGCTCAACACAGCGTGATTGTCAGCAACATCGTCAATCCTGAATTTGCCCTGCTTGGTTTGTTGCATGATGCTGCGGAAGCCTATGTGGGGGATATCGTTCACCCGGTAAAAGAAGGCATTCGCGATTTCTTCTGGGAATTCGAACGCCCGTGCCTAAGTGTGATATTTGACAAGTACGGCGTTGGGCACAACCCAGCGGGGCTGTGGTGTGTTGAAACCGCAGACATGCAAGCACGGGCAACTGAGTTTCGGGACCTCTTCAAAACACCACAGCAACACGAACACCTGCCGGAACCTCTTGCTTACAAGATTGAGCCGGTCGGCAACTGGAAAGCCAAAAGAATGTTTTTAAACCGTTTTCATGAACTCACAGAAGGAAGGTTCAATTATGAGTAG
- a CDS encoding HNH endonuclease signature motif containing protein, whose amino-acid sequence MDSISDYLDYEIDENGCWVCTSHLPNKKGYAYITINGQRDGAHRHSFRIHNGEIAKGQVVRHTCDVRLCVNPSHLILGTNAENVQDRVDRSRSAHGQGINTSKLTDEQVEIILRGRDTPASFFANLFEVHSTTIYRIRNGLTWAQTITEKGLGSIAQAY is encoded by the coding sequence ATGGATTCAATATCAGATTATCTCGACTACGAAATTGACGAAAACGGGTGCTGGGTTTGCACGAGCCATTTGCCAAATAAAAAAGGCTACGCATACATCACTATTAATGGGCAACGCGATGGTGCTCATCGTCACTCATTCAGAATTCATAACGGAGAAATCGCAAAGGGACAAGTCGTTCGCCACACCTGTGACGTCAGGCTTTGCGTCAATCCGTCTCATTTGATTCTCGGCACGAATGCGGAGAACGTCCAAGACCGTGTTGACCGAAGTCGAAGTGCGCACGGGCAAGGAATAAACACAAGCAAACTTACTGATGAGCAGGTTGAAATCATTCTTCGCGGACGCGATACACCTGCTTCGTTTTTCGCAAACCTCTTTGAAGTGCATAGCACAACCATATACCGGATCAGAAACGGACTGACCTGGGCACAAACAATCACTGAAAAAGGGCTGGGTAGTATCGCCCAAGCTTATTAA
- a CDS encoding MerR family transcriptional regulator, giving the protein MKSNKKMATAKTKLTGADKQHGFIFGCDGLADLKETAGILGVSVETARRYAKQDRFRYGKHPGASGKLVICRRSLANYIKSIQQ; this is encoded by the coding sequence ATGAAATCAAATAAAAAGATGGCAACGGCGAAAACAAAACTCACAGGAGCGGACAAGCAACACGGATTCATTTTCGGTTGCGATGGCCTGGCCGACCTGAAAGAAACAGCTGGGATTCTGGGAGTGTCTGTTGAGACTGCAAGACGATATGCCAAGCAGGATCGCTTTCGCTACGGAAAGCACCCAGGAGCGTCTGGGAAGCTTGTGATTTGTCGTCGATCACTCGCCAACTATATCAAGTCAATCCAGCAGTGA
- a CDS encoding helix-turn-helix domain-containing protein, which produces MATNTTEQLTGADEDYGYLFGCDGLLSLKQAAKKLGVHVNSIRRFCEDGRLRGGKLPVAEGEDNSKGKRVVCTRSVRNLIERAQD; this is translated from the coding sequence ATGGCAACAAACACAACAGAGCAATTGACCGGTGCTGATGAAGACTACGGTTATCTGTTTGGGTGTGATGGCCTGCTGAGTCTGAAGCAAGCAGCAAAAAAACTGGGAGTTCATGTCAACAGTATTCGTCGTTTTTGTGAAGACGGACGGTTGAGAGGCGGCAAGCTTCCGGTTGCTGAAGGAGAGGACAACAGTAAGGGCAAGCGTGTTGTCTGTACTCGATCTGTCCGCAACTTAATCGAACGAGCACAGGACTAG
- a CDS encoding PQQ-binding-like beta-propeller repeat protein: MPHKLTLIVTLLCSSLISQVGFSDDWPQWGGPQQDLVWRETGIVKTLPTTGLLPRVWSTPIGEGYAGPAVAEVNSRWCVFVTDRTFKQRVGYERVLCLDAETGKPIWKHEYPVEYSVSYPAGPRSTPVINDGRVYTLGAQGHLFCFDAASGDVLWSKNFVEDYGTKLPTWGMVASPLVDGDQLITLVGGQKDSLIVSFDKATGKELWRALNDRAVGYAPPVIFTFGGKRELIVWHPTAVSALEPQTGKLIWEVPYGVRYGLSIATPRKVGNRLFVASFYNGPRMIEVSNDGTQAKIVWSGKSDSEIKTDGLHPIMMTPIFDGTHIYGVCSYGQLRCLDASNGRRLWETEKATGKGRWWNAFIIPHEDRYFLHNEQGDLIIANLTPKGYDEISRAKLIEPTRRVQRRMTIWSHPAFAMKSVFARNDKEIIRVDLSAK; this comes from the coding sequence ATGCCACACAAACTGACTCTGATCGTAACGCTGCTCTGTTCCAGTCTGATTTCTCAAGTCGGATTCAGCGATGACTGGCCGCAGTGGGGTGGACCTCAGCAGGATCTGGTCTGGCGGGAAACCGGAATTGTGAAGACACTACCCACCACCGGGTTACTCCCGCGTGTCTGGTCGACGCCCATCGGAGAAGGCTATGCCGGCCCGGCTGTTGCCGAAGTCAATTCGCGGTGGTGCGTTTTCGTGACAGATCGCACTTTTAAACAGCGTGTCGGTTATGAGCGGGTCTTGTGCCTGGATGCGGAAACCGGGAAGCCAATCTGGAAACATGAATATCCGGTCGAGTACTCCGTCAGCTATCCCGCGGGCCCACGTTCAACGCCGGTGATTAATGACGGCCGCGTGTATACACTCGGCGCACAAGGTCATCTCTTCTGCTTTGATGCAGCGTCGGGAGACGTTCTCTGGAGTAAGAACTTCGTTGAAGATTATGGCACCAAACTCCCAACCTGGGGCATGGTGGCGTCACCTTTGGTGGATGGCGATCAACTCATCACTCTCGTCGGCGGCCAAAAGGACTCGCTGATCGTCAGTTTTGATAAAGCGACTGGCAAAGAACTCTGGCGTGCTCTGAATGATCGTGCCGTTGGTTATGCGCCGCCTGTCATTTTTACTTTTGGCGGAAAACGGGAACTGATTGTCTGGCATCCGACGGCGGTCTCTGCACTGGAGCCCCAAACAGGCAAACTGATCTGGGAAGTCCCGTATGGCGTGCGATATGGACTGAGCATCGCCACGCCCCGCAAGGTAGGGAATCGGTTATTCGTAGCCAGCTTTTACAATGGTCCGCGGATGATTGAAGTCTCTAACGACGGCACTCAGGCCAAAATCGTCTGGTCAGGAAAAAGTGACAGCGAGATCAAGACGGATGGCCTGCATCCAATTATGATGACACCGATTTTCGACGGCACTCACATTTATGGCGTATGCAGCTACGGCCAACTGCGGTGCCTGGACGCCAGCAATGGTCGCCGGCTGTGGGAAACAGAAAAAGCCACCGGCAAAGGGCGCTGGTGGAATGCGTTCATCATTCCCCACGAAGATCGCTACTTTCTGCATAATGAGCAAGGCGATCTGATCATCGCGAATTTGACTCCAAAAGGGTATGATGAAATCAGCCGTGCCAAATTGATCGAGCCAACGCGCCGCGTGCAGCGGCGTATGACCATCTGGTCGCATCCCGCGTTTGCAATGAAAAGTGTCTTTGCCCGGAATGATAAAGAAATCATCCGCGTCGATTTATCGGCGAAGTAA